The Burkholderia cepacia genome includes a region encoding these proteins:
- a CDS encoding glutamate synthase subunit beta, whose translation MGKATGFLEFERRHEAYEAPLTRVKHYKEFVAALTDADAKVQGARCMDCGIPFCNNGCPVNNIIPDFNDLVYRQDWQQAIEVLHSTNNFPEFTGRICPAPCEAACTLGINNDPVGIKSIEHAIIDKAWAEGWVKPLPAEHKTGKKVAVVGSGPAGLAAAQQLARAGHDVTVFEKNDRVGGLLRYGIPDFKLEKWLIDRRMRQMEAEGVTFRTSVFIGKDPLPESIGSLAKETISPDTLKEEFDAVVIAGGSETPRDLPVPGRELAGVHFAMDFLPQQNRVNAGDKLADQLLAKGKHVIVIGGGDTGSDCVGTSNRHGAKQVTQFELLPQPPEEENKPLVWPYWPIKLRTSSSHEEGCERDWAVATKRLEGKNGKVEKLIAARVEWKDGKMQEVPGSEFELKADLVLLAMGFTQPAAPVLEAFGVAKDARGNARAATEGDRSYYTSVDKVFAAGDMRRGQSLVVWAIREGRQCARSVDAYLMGHSNLPR comes from the coding sequence ATGGGCAAGGCAACCGGTTTTCTGGAGTTCGAACGCCGCCACGAGGCGTACGAAGCACCGCTCACGCGCGTGAAGCACTACAAGGAATTCGTCGCGGCACTGACCGACGCGGACGCGAAGGTCCAGGGCGCGCGCTGCATGGATTGCGGCATCCCGTTCTGCAACAACGGCTGCCCGGTCAACAACATCATTCCGGATTTCAACGATCTCGTTTACCGCCAGGACTGGCAGCAGGCGATCGAAGTCCTGCACTCGACCAACAACTTCCCGGAGTTCACGGGCCGCATCTGCCCGGCGCCGTGCGAGGCAGCCTGCACGCTCGGGATCAACAACGATCCGGTCGGCATCAAGTCGATCGAGCACGCGATCATCGACAAGGCCTGGGCAGAAGGCTGGGTGAAGCCGCTGCCGGCCGAACACAAGACGGGCAAGAAGGTTGCGGTCGTCGGTTCGGGTCCCGCGGGCCTCGCCGCCGCGCAGCAGCTCGCGCGCGCCGGCCACGACGTGACGGTGTTCGAGAAGAACGATCGCGTCGGCGGCCTGCTGCGTTACGGGATCCCCGACTTCAAGCTCGAGAAGTGGCTGATCGATCGCCGCATGCGCCAGATGGAAGCGGAAGGCGTGACGTTCCGCACCAGCGTGTTCATCGGCAAGGATCCGCTGCCCGAGTCGATCGGCAGCCTCGCGAAGGAAACCATTTCTCCGGATACGCTGAAGGAAGAATTCGACGCAGTCGTGATCGCGGGCGGTTCGGAGACGCCGCGCGACCTGCCGGTGCCGGGCCGCGAGCTCGCGGGCGTGCATTTCGCGATGGACTTCCTGCCGCAGCAGAACCGCGTGAACGCGGGCGACAAGCTCGCCGACCAACTGCTTGCAAAGGGCAAGCACGTGATCGTGATCGGCGGCGGCGATACGGGTTCCGACTGCGTCGGGACGTCGAACCGTCACGGCGCGAAGCAGGTCACGCAGTTCGAGCTGCTGCCGCAGCCGCCGGAAGAGGAGAACAAGCCGCTCGTGTGGCCGTACTGGCCGATCAAGCTGCGCACGTCGTCGTCGCACGAGGAAGGCTGCGAGCGCGACTGGGCGGTCGCGACGAAGCGTCTCGAAGGCAAGAACGGCAAGGTCGAGAAGCTGATCGCCGCGCGCGTCGAGTGGAAGGACGGCAAGATGCAGGAAGTGCCGGGCTCCGAGTTCGAACTGAAGGCCGATCTCGTCCTGCTCGCGATGGGCTTCACGCAGCCGGCGGCGCCGGTGCTCGAAGCATTCGGCGTCGCGAAGGACGCGCGCGGCAATGCGCGCGCGGCGACCGAAGGCGATCGCTCGTACTACACGTCGGTCGACAAGGTGTTCGCCGCAGGCGACATGCGTCGCGGCCAGTCGCTCGTGGTGTGGGCGATCCGCGAAGGCCGCCAGTGCGCGCGCTCGGTCGATGCGTACCTGATGGGGCATTCGAACCTGCCGCGATAA
- a CDS encoding glutamate synthase-related protein — MNDHQQPLAAVPAAQGLYDPQNEHDACGVGFVAHIKGKKSHEIIQQGLKILENLDHRGAVGADPLMGDGAGILIQIPDAFYREEMAKQGVNLPPAGEYGVGMIFLPKENASRLACEQELERTVKAEGQVVLGWRDVPVDHAMPISPTVKASEPLIRQIFIGRGKDIMVTDALERKLYVIRKTASHRIQALKLKHGKEYFVPSMSARTIVYKGLLLAGQVGVYYRDLQDTRVVSALALVHQRFSTNTFPAWELAHPYRMIAHNGEINTVKGNVNWLNARTGAIASHVLADDLPKLWPLIYPGQSDTASFDNCLELLVMAGYPLVHAVMMMIPEAWEQHTLMDENRRAFYEYHAAMMEPWDGPAAIAFTDGRQIGATLDRNGLRPARYIVTDDDLVIMASEAGTLPIPESKIVKKWRLQPGKMFLIDMEHGRIIDDKELKDNLANAKPYKSWIDAVRIKLDEIEPKAEEVAAGRTQGAALLDRQQAFGYTQEDLKFLMAPMAQQGEEAVGSMGNDSPLAVMSNKNKTLYHYFKQLFAQVTNPPIDPIRENMVMSLVSFIGPKPNLLDTNNINPPMRLEVSQPVLDFKDIAKIRAIDQYTGGKFSAYELNICYPVAWGKEGIEARLASLCAEAVDAVKSGYNMLIVSDRKTDAEHVAIPALLATSAIHTHLVQQGLRTSTGLVVETGSARETHHFALLAGYGAEAVHPYLAMETLAKMAEGLPGDLSPEKAVYNFTKAVGKGLQKVMSKMGISTYMSYTGAQIFEALGLSSDLVEKYFKGTASKVGGIGLFEVAEEAIRLHRDAFGDNPVLRDMLDAGGEYAYRVRGEDHMWTPDSIAKLQHATRSNSYQTYKEYAHLINDQTKRHMTFRGLFEFKVEPTKAIPIDDVEPAKDIVKRFATGAMSLGSISTEAHATLAIAMNRIGGKSNTGEGGEDEKRYRNELRGIPIKSGETLKSVIGDEIVSDIPLKDGDSLRSKIKQVASGRFGVTAEYLASADQIQIKMAQGAKPGEGGQLPGHKVSEYIGKLRYSVPGVGLISPPPHHDIYSIEDLAQLIHDLKNVNPSSSISVKLVSEVGVGTVAAGVAKAKADHVVIAGHDGGTGASPLSSVKHAGTPWELGLAETQQTLVLNRLRGRIRVQADGQMKTGRDVVIGALLGADEFGFATAPLVVEGCIMMRKCHLNTCPVGVATQDPVLRAKFKGQPEHVVNYFFFVAEEVREIMAQLGVAKFDDLIGRADLLDTRKGIEHWKAKGLDFSRVFYQPEECEDVAPRHVDAQDHGLERALDHVLIEKAKAAIENGEHVSFIQPVRNVNRTVGAMLSGVIAKKHGHEGLADDAVHIQLKGTAGQSFGAFLAKGVTLDLVGDGNDYVGKGLSGGRIIIRPTNDFRGKSEENIICGNTVMYGAIEGEAFFRGVAGERFCVRNSGATAVVEGTGDHGCEYMTGGTVVVLGETGRNFAAGMSGGLAYIYDPEGTFAAKCNKSMVALEPVLQQAEQERTVDRALWHAGTTDEALLKGLVERHFQFTGSPRAKSLLENWDAARRQFVKVFPHEYKRALGEIGAKKAAKEELAA; from the coding sequence AACGAACACGACGCCTGCGGCGTCGGCTTCGTCGCTCACATCAAGGGCAAGAAGAGCCACGAGATCATTCAGCAGGGTCTGAAGATCCTCGAGAACCTCGATCACCGTGGCGCGGTCGGTGCCGATCCGCTGATGGGCGACGGCGCGGGCATCCTGATCCAGATTCCGGACGCGTTCTATCGCGAGGAAATGGCGAAGCAGGGCGTGAACCTGCCGCCGGCCGGCGAATATGGGGTCGGCATGATCTTCCTGCCGAAGGAAAACGCATCGCGTCTCGCGTGCGAGCAGGAGCTCGAGCGCACGGTGAAGGCCGAAGGCCAGGTCGTGCTCGGCTGGCGCGACGTGCCGGTCGACCACGCGATGCCGATTTCGCCGACCGTGAAGGCGAGCGAGCCGCTGATCCGCCAGATCTTCATCGGCCGCGGCAAGGACATCATGGTGACGGACGCGCTCGAGCGGAAGCTGTACGTGATCCGCAAGACGGCCAGCCACCGCATCCAGGCGCTGAAGCTCAAGCACGGCAAGGAATACTTCGTGCCGTCGATGTCCGCGCGCACGATCGTCTACAAGGGGCTGCTGCTCGCGGGCCAGGTCGGCGTGTACTACCGCGACCTGCAGGACACGCGCGTCGTGTCGGCGCTCGCGCTCGTGCACCAGCGCTTCTCGACCAACACGTTCCCGGCGTGGGAACTGGCTCACCCGTACCGGATGATCGCGCACAACGGCGAGATCAACACCGTGAAGGGCAACGTGAACTGGCTGAACGCGCGTACCGGCGCGATCGCGTCGCACGTGCTCGCCGACGATCTGCCGAAGCTGTGGCCGCTGATCTACCCGGGCCAGTCGGATACCGCGTCGTTCGACAACTGTCTCGAGCTGCTGGTGATGGCCGGCTACCCGCTCGTGCACGCGGTGATGATGATGATCCCGGAAGCGTGGGAGCAGCACACGCTGATGGACGAGAACCGCCGCGCGTTCTACGAATACCACGCCGCGATGATGGAGCCGTGGGACGGCCCGGCCGCGATCGCGTTCACCGACGGCCGCCAGATCGGCGCGACGCTCGACCGTAACGGCCTGCGCCCGGCGCGCTACATCGTCACCGACGACGACCTCGTCATCATGGCGTCGGAAGCCGGCACGCTGCCGATCCCCGAATCGAAGATCGTCAAGAAGTGGCGCCTGCAGCCGGGCAAGATGTTCCTGATCGACATGGAACACGGCCGCATCATCGACGACAAGGAGCTGAAGGACAACCTCGCGAACGCGAAGCCGTACAAGAGCTGGATCGACGCCGTGCGCATCAAGCTCGACGAGATCGAGCCGAAGGCCGAGGAAGTCGCGGCCGGCCGTACGCAGGGCGCCGCGCTGCTCGACCGCCAGCAGGCGTTCGGCTATACGCAGGAAGACCTGAAGTTCCTGATGGCGCCGATGGCGCAGCAGGGTGAAGAGGCCGTCGGTTCGATGGGCAACGACTCGCCGCTCGCGGTGATGTCGAACAAGAACAAGACCCTCTATCACTACTTCAAGCAGCTGTTCGCGCAGGTCACGAACCCGCCGATCGACCCGATCCGCGAGAACATGGTCATGTCGCTCGTGTCGTTCATCGGCCCGAAACCGAACCTGCTCGACACGAACAACATCAACCCGCCGATGCGGCTCGAAGTGTCGCAGCCGGTGCTCGACTTCAAGGACATCGCGAAGATCCGCGCGATCGACCAGTACACGGGCGGCAAGTTCAGCGCATACGAACTGAACATCTGCTATCCCGTCGCCTGGGGCAAGGAAGGCATCGAGGCGCGCCTCGCGTCGCTGTGCGCGGAAGCCGTCGACGCGGTGAAGTCGGGCTACAACATGCTGATCGTGTCGGACCGCAAGACGGACGCCGAGCACGTCGCGATTCCGGCGCTGCTCGCCACGTCGGCAATCCACACGCACCTCGTCCAGCAAGGGCTGCGCACGAGCACGGGCCTCGTCGTCGAGACGGGCTCCGCACGCGAGACGCACCACTTCGCGCTGCTCGCGGGCTACGGCGCGGAAGCCGTGCACCCGTACCTCGCGATGGAAACGCTCGCGAAGATGGCCGAAGGCCTGCCGGGCGACCTGTCGCCGGAGAAGGCCGTCTACAACTTCACGAAGGCGGTCGGCAAGGGCCTGCAGAAGGTGATGTCGAAGATGGGCATCTCGACGTACATGTCGTACACGGGCGCGCAGATCTTCGAAGCGCTCGGCCTGTCGAGCGACCTCGTCGAGAAGTACTTCAAGGGCACGGCGTCGAAGGTCGGCGGCATCGGCCTGTTCGAAGTCGCGGAAGAGGCGATCCGCCTGCACCGTGACGCATTCGGCGACAACCCGGTCCTGCGCGACATGCTCGACGCGGGCGGCGAGTACGCGTACCGCGTGCGCGGCGAAGACCACATGTGGACGCCGGACTCGATCGCGAAGCTCCAGCACGCGACGCGCAGCAACTCGTACCAGACGTACAAGGAATACGCGCACCTGATCAACGACCAGACCAAGCGTCACATGACGTTCCGCGGCCTGTTCGAGTTCAAGGTCGAGCCGACCAAGGCGATTCCGATCGACGACGTCGAGCCGGCGAAGGACATCGTCAAGCGCTTCGCGACGGGCGCGATGTCGCTCGGTTCGATCAGCACCGAAGCGCACGCGACGCTCGCGATCGCGATGAACCGGATCGGCGGCAAGTCGAACACCGGCGAAGGCGGCGAGGACGAGAAGCGCTACCGCAACGAGCTGCGCGGCATTCCGATCAAGTCGGGCGAGACGCTGAAGTCGGTGATCGGCGACGAGATCGTCAGCGACATCCCGCTGAAGGATGGCGATTCGCTGCGCTCGAAGATCAAGCAGGTCGCGTCGGGCCGCTTCGGCGTCACCGCCGAGTACCTGGCATCGGCCGACCAGATCCAGATCAAGATGGCGCAGGGCGCGAAGCCGGGCGAAGGCGGCCAGCTGCCGGGCCACAAGGTGTCCGAATACATCGGCAAGCTGCGTTACTCGGTGCCGGGCGTCGGCCTGATCTCGCCGCCGCCGCACCACGACATCTATTCGATCGAGGATCTCGCGCAGCTGATTCACGACCTGAAGAACGTGAACCCGAGCTCGAGCATCTCGGTGAAGCTGGTGTCGGAAGTGGGCGTCGGCACGGTCGCGGCCGGTGTCGCGAAGGCGAAGGCCGATCACGTCGTGATCGCCGGCCATGACGGCGGCACGGGTGCGTCGCCGCTGTCGTCGGTCAAGCACGCGGGCACGCCGTGGGAACTCGGCCTGGCCGAAACGCAGCAGACGCTGGTGCTGAACCGCCTGCGCGGCCGCATCCGCGTGCAGGCCGACGGCCAGATGAAGACGGGCCGCGACGTCGTGATCGGCGCGCTGCTCGGCGCGGACGAATTCGGCTTCGCGACGGCGCCGCTCGTCGTCGAAGGCTGCATCATGATGCGCAAGTGCCACCTGAACACGTGCCCGGTCGGCGTCGCGACGCAGGATCCGGTGCTGCGTGCGAAGTTCAAGGGCCAGCCCGAGCACGTCGTGAACTACTTCTTCTTCGTCGCCGAGGAAGTGCGCGAGATCATGGCGCAGCTCGGCGTCGCGAAGTTCGACGACCTGATCGGCCGCGCCGACCTGCTCGACACCCGCAAGGGCATCGAGCACTGGAAGGCGAAGGGCCTCGACTTCTCGCGCGTGTTCTACCAGCCGGAAGAGTGCGAGGACGTCGCGCCGCGTCACGTCGACGCGCAGGATCACGGCCTCGAACGCGCGCTCGACCACGTGCTGATCGAGAAGGCGAAGGCCGCGATCGAGAACGGCGAGCACGTGTCGTTCATCCAGCCGGTGCGCAACGTGAACCGCACGGTCGGCGCGATGCTGTCGGGCGTGATCGCGAAGAAGCACGGCCACGAAGGCCTGGCCGACGACGCGGTGCACATCCAGCTGAAGGGCACGGCCGGCCAGAGCTTCGGCGCGTTCCTCGCGAAGGGCGTGACGCTCGACCTCGTCGGCGACGGCAACGACTACGTCGGCAAGGGCCTGTCGGGCGGCCGGATCATCATCCGTCCGACCAACGACTTCCGCGGCAAGTCCGAGGAAAACATCATCTGCGGCAATACGGTGATGTACGGCGCGATCGAAGGCGAAGCGTTCTTCCGCGGCGTCGCGGGCGAGCGCTTCTGCGTGCGCAACTCGGGCGCGACGGCGGTCGTCGAAGGCACGGGCGACCACGGTTGCGAATACATGACGGGCGGCACGGTCGTCGTGCTCGGCGAGACCGGGCGCAATTTCGCGGCCGGCATGTCGGGCGGTCTCGCGTACATCTACGATCCGGAAGGCACGTTCGCGGCGAAGTGCAACAAGTCGATGGTCGCGCTCGAGCCGGTGCTGCAGCAGGCGGAGCAGGAGCGCACGGTCGACCGCGCTCTCTGGCATGCGGGCACGACGGACGAAGCGCTGCTCAAGGGGCTCGTCGAGCGTCATTTCCAGTTCACGGGTTCGCCGCGCGCGAAGTCGCTGCTGGAAAACTGGGACGCGGCGCGCCGCCAGTTCGTGAAGGTGTTCCCGCACGAATACAAGCGCGCGCTGGGCGAGATCGGTGCGAAGAAGGCGGCGAAGGAAGAACTGGCCGCCTGA